AGTAGTAATTCAATTTCAAGCTTGTCTTGAATATTTTCAGTAGTGTAGAGTGCCTTCTGGAATAATTTTTCATCATATGTTAGATATCAATGTGGCTATTGACAGCTATGTATCTAGATGAATTTGGATGTAATTTTAAAtattcagtttattttattGTGTATTAGATGGAGAAAGGCAGAGAACATTCATGTGAGCTCGAAAAGATGAAGATGCTCTAAATGGGAGGGTCCTAAAgcaacacaagatcatttatCGACAACAAAGAGAGATTCAGGTATAATCTGCTGCAATATTGTTCTCTTGAAGACAGCTTTGATGATTAGATCTTTTTATCTATATTGATACTTGACAATGCTCTCTACAGGAACTGAAACATACTCTTCACAGGACTAAAGATGGTATATAAGTTCATGAAATCACAGTACTCTGAAGAGTTTAGCAATCTTGGTAATATTGGGCATGATGTTCATGTCTTTATTGGTCGTTGGATTTTGTTGAACCTAGTCTCAtggctatttttcttttcataatagGCAAGCATTTGCAGATCCTTGCTCATGCTGCTTCAGGTTATCATAAAGTTCTTGAGGAAAATAGAAAGTTATACAATCAAGTACAAGATCTTAAAGGTGACATTGCCAGCATCTTAACTATCATATTTTCTTTATAAAACATTGGATTGCTATactcaatttattttattctttattagGAAATATTAGGGTCTACTGCCGTGTGAGACCTTTCCTTCCTGGACAATTTAGTAGCATGAGCGCAGTCAGTCATATTGATGATGGAAATATTACAGTCATCACCCCTGCAAAGTACTGCAAAGAAGGGCATAAATCTTTTACCTTCAACAAAGTCTTTGGCCCAactgcaactcaaggttttTGAACTCATGTTTGTTTCTAGTTAGACATGCCGTATTATATTCCTCAACTACTGAGCACTCTTCTTCAATCAATGCAGAAGAGGTCTTTTCAGATACCCAACCTCTTATTCGTTCAGTTCTTGATGGTTACAATGTCTGTATTTTTGCATATGGCCAAACTGGATCAGGAAAAACTTATACAATGGTGAGGATTGATAAAACCCTTACCCTGAGCATTAAAAGTACATGAAACTTTGAGCGTAAAAATGGATATTGATTGATTTAATTTAATTCTGTCATGCAGAGTGGACCTAAAGAACTTACTGAGGAAGGTCTTGGTGTAAATTATAGGGCATTAAATGACCTATTTCATATCTCAGAACAGAGAAAGGACACATTTTGTTATGAAATTGCTGTTCAGATGATTGAGATATATAACGAACAAGTGAGAGATCTCCTTGCAAATGATGGTGGTAACAGAAGATATCCTTTTGaactatcttttctttttaatatgtaaatgcatttatatatattgtttttTCGTAAAATAGTGTCGTGTCATATCATTTACATAATTGTAAATGCTTTAGTAAATATGAGCTTCCTTTGCCGGTGCTATTCAGTCACATCCTTTCTCCACAATTTTCATACATGCTGGATTTCCTTTACATTTAAATACATTAGAAATTCGTAACAGCTCACAAAAAGGACTTAATGTACCTGATGCAAACTTGATCCCTGTTGTATCAACTTCGGATGTTATCGAATTGATGAACCTTGGTCAAAAGAATCGGGCAGTATCTTCAACAGCCATGAATGACCGTAGCAGTCGCTCTCATAGGTTTGAATTTGAGTTAATTTTCTTGTTCAAAtagcaattagatgtgatcaCTCTTTCTTATGCACTATTGATGGATTCATTTGCAGTTGCCTAACCATTCATGTTCAAGCAAAAGACTTGACATCTGGGAATGTCCTTCGAGGATGCATGCATCTAGTTGATTTGGCAGGGAGTGAAAGAGTAGACAAGTCTGAGGTCAAAGGAGACAGGCTGAAGGAGGCACAACATATAAACAAATCTCTTTTCAGCTTTAGGAGACGTAATATCTGCCCTTGCACAAAAGAACACGCATATACCTTATAGGAATAGTAAACTCACACAATTACTCCAAGACTCTCTTGGTAAGACATGATATTTTAGACTTTATCAGACAAACTTATCTTATTGCTATCGTGATAGCATTAAATGTTCAGCTTTTACTATTCAGGTGGGCAAGCCAAAACGCTGATGTTTGTCCACATAAGCCCTGAGATGGATGCCATTGGTGAGACCTTAAGCACTCTCAAATTTGCCGAGCGGGTTGCCACTGTTGAGCTAGGTGCTGCCAAGAAGAACAAAGATAATGGAGAAGTCAAAGAGCTCAGAGAGCAGGTTTTACCTTCATTGCATTTTCTTCAGCTGCATCAGTTGATACACCCTGCACATTATTTATTTACACCGCTTTGTAGCTTTTCTTAATAATATGTTCTCCCCCCTTAATTTCAGATAGCTAGTCTTAAGGCAGCATTAGCTAGGAGAGAAGGAGAAACTCACATAAGAAGTACAATGTCCAGCCCTGATATATACAGGATGAAGTCTGGTGCAATCTCCCCATCATATCCGAGCTTCAGGCAGCCAATGGAGGATGTTGGAAACATAGAGGTAATTACACTCTTACTAACCCTTTATCTGTGATTTGGAGTTGGTAATTTCTGCATAATTAGCAGATGATAAATTGTCTATGACTGCATTTTGTGTTAATTGCAATGCATGGTGGACGACCAGTATTCAGTCAGAATGGAATGCTTAATGTTAATCTTTGTGTGCTTAACATTGCATTGATGCCATCAGTAGAGGACAAGCTACAAGATGAAAAGGAAAAATCATGATATAGAATTGACTTGACAAGCTTTTAAATATACAATGcatctgcaatttttttttatagaacacAAGCCAATAATAAATCTTCTATATAGAAATGGATTTTGGTTATGGATATTTGTAGAGAAAATTTCCTTTATGATCTCCATTCCGAGAGTTGAACATGTAACCATTCTCCCTGGCCTTTTAGGATCTTGGTCTAAAATCTGTGGTACTATTTCTCCTGGCTAGAAAGTGGATGTCCGCTTACTGTAATCATTTTTACAAAGGTTATGAGCCTCATAGAAACTTCCTTATCTTGGCAATTGTTTCTGATCCTACAAATTGTAGATATTTGTATACACATGAATACTAGCAGTTAAATGATAGTATCATCAGTCAGCTTAATAATTTGTGAAGAAGGTTGATTAGTTACTGCTGACAATTCCTATTGTGCATATTATCTAGCTTATCGTTCACTTGCAAATAGGTAGCAGTAAGTAGATAACTTTCTGATGAAGTTTTTCCAAATGGTTTGAGTGTAGAATATGTAATCTTTTCAGTAATTCATCAGTGCTTTTGAATGTAGACAACTTCCTGATTCCTGTTTATTTCCTTCTAAATATCGTCGTTGCTTTTATTGGTGTTCATGAAATTTAATATATAACCAGCTGTTGAGCTTGATGGTGGAAATTTTGCTGTATGACAGTGTCAATATTCAGTCTGATTGGTATTCCTGCTTCTTCTCATATTCTTTTTGTTTGCTTTTGTCTGTATCTGAGTTAGGTCCAGAGTAATTCTGCACTGATGCAAAAGGGGGCAAACTATGATATCCGAGAGTTACTGATGGAAACCAATCCTTCTCCATGGCCGGAGAGCTGTGCTGGACTCCAGAAAACAGATGACAAAGAAACAAGTTCTGGAGAATGGGTTGACAAGGTCATAATTAACAAGCATGAAGCTGTCGCTAGAGATGAAGATTTGCTAAGAGATTGGGAAGGAGATGGCACACAACTCCCTGCTTATTTTTATCAAAGATATATTCCTGATGTAAGAGTTTACAGGGATCAGCCTAGAAACCGGGCCGAGTCTGTAGCGACCGATGATTCGGATGATCTGGATTTGGCAACCAGTGATTCTTCAGAACCAGATATGTCATGGCAGTTCAATCTTCCAAAACCTAGTGCTGCAATCAATGTGGTAGAATCAAGgattaagaagcctcaaacaaaGACAATAAAGAGCCCAGATGTCAGGTAATCTATTTGTGATAAAATTACTGCCCTAATACATCCAAAATGACAGATATAAGATAGAATCTGATTTCTAATCTGAAATTGAGCATGTTCCTAACATATTGCTGTTATTGGCATGACTGAATCATTCCGAAGAAGCAGGATATAGTTTAATCTAATTCTAATGATTTTGGCTTGTACTTCATCATAGTATGGGAAGAACCTCTTCTAAAGATATAGAGCTTCCTACAAATtgcttatttctttttttgaatgaataaaaattGCTCATTTCATGTAACAGATATTTCTGCTTGTTAGGGACTCTTCTGGTTTAATCTGTTGATCTACCTCTAATAATGCAATAATGCAGATTAATATAACCTATTAATTAACCATACATTATTATCAATGGCTGCACTAGGGGACCTTGCCAGCATTCATAAATACATAATTAGGACTTCCATACATTTTTGGTTTAGATCTTCATTCCATGTTTTGATGCATTTACATAAATTTGAGCCACTTATTGGATTCTTCTCAGATCTTTATTCTATTGTGTGCCATCTCAGTTAGTTCTCTGATGCTCTAGATCCTCCACCATTGCTATTATGTTTCCTTTGCGTACTCAACTCATTCTTCTTAGCTTTTTTACCACATCATCCTCAAACAAGAGTTCTAGACCAGCACATTTTAAAAAATCAGATCAATCCATGTATCCAAGATTCGTTGAACCGATATAGGGACCCATATTGGGCAATGACCAGAATGGTATGGTTTGGGTCTGTACCGTACTACTCCGGAgcgaactttttttttaaaaaagaattttGAATTGAACTTGGCAAATGGTTTGCCAACTTCATCGTAGCAAGTCAGCAAACCATTTGCCGACTTCAATTGAAAAATGGCAACAAAATAAACAGGTCCCACGTTTCGAAATAGGGAGGGCTTCTaaaccctctctctcctctttctgagctgcctctctccctctttctcggccactctctctttccctaccccctccctctccctctctctccttcccttctcctctctccttctctatctCTACCTCCCTTGCTTGATTTCTCGAACTGAGGTGCGAAACCATGCCGATTCGCCCTCGGTATGGTTCAATATCTCCCGAATAGGGCGGTTCAGGGTGGTACAACGAACGCTGCATGTATCTAAATCTCAAGACTATATTTAGTGGTACAGCCTAAAATATTGTCTCAACTTCGCTCTTCTTTATTGGCAACTCATCATTAAGATAAAATACATATGGTATCATGTAGTTTCTCAGTATAATCTTAACTAATAtgctattttcttttctaatctACTAGGTTTAAACTATTTGATATCACTTCGAAATTCATTTCACACTGGTTAGGCTTCCCTTTTTTGCATCTTAACCACAACTTTATCTCTCGAATAGGGCGGTTCAGGGTGGTACAACGAACGCTGCATGTATCTAAATCTCAAGACTATATTTAGTGGTACAGCCTAAAATATTGTCTCAACTTCGCTCTTCTTTATTGGCAACTCATCATTGAGATAAAATACGTATGGTATCATGTAGTTTCTCAGTATAATCTTAACTAATAtgctattttcttttctaatctACTAGGTTTAAACTATTTGATATCACTTCGAAATTCATTTCACACTGGTTAGGCTTCCCATTTTTGCATCTTAACCACAACTTTATTTcttaattaatcaattgatttatTAATTCTGTTTGCACAATTAACTTGGAACTACAATATTCTATTATTCTAATGATTTTCTTTCCTCATCCATGCACCAGGACTTCCCTCATCCCATCTCCGTCGCGGAAAGTGTCCAATGGAGCTGGCCGAACAACCAGCCGGCCAGGGAGGAATCCCGTTTCCGGTGGCATCGGTGGAAAGCGGTCAGTTAGTGGAAAGGTAGGAAGCGGAAAGCAAAGTTTACATTAGAAAGGTGAGAGATTTTCAGGCTTTCATTTTATGACACGACACAAGAGATTGAGAGCCTTGTTCCCCATATAGTGAGTGGCAATAATTCTAGTTGCTCGTGTTTGTGTGTATGGAGAGTGATCTTGATCGGCGCCTAAGAGGAGGATTGTCTCACCCTTCTGCTTTGCTTTCAAGCTGGTCGAGAAGTGTCCGTAATCCATAACTCACTTCATTGTTTGTACCATTTACGCTTCAGGAAGAAAAGAATATTGATGAAGGAAtacaaaaaagaggaaaaagggaAGCAAAAGTCTGAAACTCGGGTGTAATGTTTATAAGAAGGCTAATGACTACAAATTTTTTCCCCATGGCATTTCTATTTTCGAGTTATGTGATCTTTATGTTCGACTCAAGTTCCTAAACCCATATTCTTCTGTAGTTTTACTTAATTCTCATCGAACTGCTTTGGTTCAGTTCCAAATTAAAGACTAAAGAACCTAGGATAATCCAAGAGGCCATTATATAAAACCAAGCCAGAACAACACACCTCCGATCCCACAGTTATTATCACTTCAAAGATAGACTTCTTTCATACATCAACAGCAAGGAGTATGTCCAGATTATGAAGTAGATGCACGAT
This region of Phoenix dactylifera cultivar Barhee BC4 unplaced genomic scaffold, palm_55x_up_171113_PBpolish2nd_filt_p 002003F, whole genome shotgun sequence genomic DNA includes:
- the LOC120109300 gene encoding LOW QUALITY PROTEIN: kinesin-like protein KIN-14F (The sequence of the model RefSeq protein was modified relative to this genomic sequence to represent the inferred CDS: deleted 1 base in 1 codon): MVYKFMKSQYSEEFSNLGKHLQILAHAASGYHKVLEENRKLYNQVQDLKGNIRVYCRVRPFLPGQFSSMSAVSHIDDGNITVITPAKYCKEGHKSFTFNKVFGPTATQEEVFSDTQPLIRSVLDGYNVCIFAYGQTGSGKTYTMSGPKELTEEGLGVNYRALNDLFHISEQRKDTFCYEIAVQMIEIYNEQVRDLLANDGGNRRLEIRNSSQKGLNVPDANLIPVVSTSDVIELMNLGQKNRAVSSTAMNDRSSRSHSCLTIHVQAKDLTSGNVLRGCMHLVDLAGSERVDKSEVKGDRLKEAQHINKSLSALGDVISALAQKNTHIPYRNSKLTQLLQDSLGGQAKTLMFVHISPEMDAIGETLSTLKFAERVATVELGAAKKNKDNGEVKELREQIASLKAALARREGETHIRSTMSSPDIYRMKSGAISPSYPSFRQPMEDVGNIEVQSNSALMQKGANYDIRELLMETNPSPWPESCAGLQKTDDKETSSGEWVDKVIINKHEAVARDEDLLRDWEGDGTQLPAYFYQRYIPDVRVYRDQPRNRAESVATDDSDDLDLATSDSSEPDMSWQFNLPKPSAAINVVESRIKKPQTKTIKSPDVRTSLIPSPSRKVSNGAGRTTSRPGRNPVSGGIGGKRSVSGKVGSGKQSLH